One genomic segment of Halalkalicoccus jeotgali B3 includes these proteins:
- a CDS encoding glycoside hydrolase family 97 catalytic domain-containing protein, with product MAAAAYTVGVPEAVSGQIANDEDDNVQTVASPDGSIEVTVDLADGKPTYTVTFDGTTYVDVSSLGFDFQNQSTFGVAADGSYGAAVTVTGSESGVESERWDPVWDQYDSVAEEFNYLRLGLEETASPNRSANLELRVFDDGLGFRFAFDDDFAANSDKTVITSENTQFNFADDYTAWWIRNEFVNPRFEQEYEKTDLSDVPAGTRSIRPNENTIRNGAHTPFTVKAGEDAYLSVHEADLTDYATMSLAPQSDDGGTDFTAELAPLPDGTKVVTEAPTATPWRTIQVTRTPGELAESSLIPLLNDDLDESVLPTVAGEPDTSWITPRKYVGIWWTMIAGNAHWEYKSDAEIEANGNDPAAYIHGARTERMKRYMSFASQNGVDSVLVEGWNEGWDSYPGSGATMDFDQSYPDFSLTEVTDYGQSLDLAVEMTAHNETGGNLGNYEEQILDDDIFQYYEDNEIRTIKNGYVSDAGLIHESPDNSPTINHHCQIAVNHHELVAREAAGNRQLLERHEADKPTGKRRTYPNLAATETVKAQEFDGFNALASDLGPDHHVELPFTRMLAGPTSFQPGIFDITFNDDTGGQIQTTLAKQLAMYPTYNAGIQMAADRVEAYINPELGVGELVQAAAGNLDGMITADNWRNAFGTNYVAVDPSRVPSGASVSFTVTDVPTDGTYDLHLRYASDAEQNANSVIEAGETGATLRVNDSTDSIELPFTEYWDDWQVFTVAVELTEGENTVAVELHYDDSDGTFTGDVGGFNLNTIAVTEQGEASPIPSEYADYTPENENFETEPEFDFLKAIPAGGWDDTCVLDAQIGEYTVTARKSGEEWFVGTMTGERGRALDIPLDFLAPGRGNKHANKNGTPANSSNVPRGPKYVAEMYSDGIDASLTGEPTDVRIDEAIVDPSTTLLASAVASGGQAIRLRKARGRERAELPEYNRPEQEYDAISLPEQTYVTFPFDVEITGSHTGQFIGGEELNVYADGEQVDTVLVRFSETQETDSFSLTFDEAGEYEITVGRTLEDALPAQTISIEDPYAAELPEQYSTFASAPAEFGRIDDRLLINAAGEDIETYADEYGTIYVDDGLGESGTVTAEILDQENTDPYAKVGIMVRNDITGASESPGYLLIATSPLLGPFMHVDTDASGRVDQFIGSEVSYSFPTHLQLEKEGTTFTGLASVDGGSTFTEISTVDVSSAAEVQDAGMFALSHNVGEKSRVAFGDFEITE from the coding sequence ATGGCTGCCGCAGCGTACACGGTAGGTGTACCTGAGGCTGTGTCCGGACAGATAGCGAACGACGAGGACGACAATGTACAGACCGTCGCGTCGCCTGATGGGAGCATTGAAGTAACAGTTGACCTTGCCGATGGGAAACCGACGTATACGGTGACGTTTGATGGGACGACCTACGTCGACGTGTCATCGCTCGGATTCGACTTCCAGAACCAGTCGACATTCGGTGTGGCGGCCGACGGGTCTTACGGTGCCGCAGTTACTGTTACGGGCAGTGAGAGTGGCGTGGAGTCGGAGCGTTGGGACCCCGTCTGGGACCAGTACGACAGCGTTGCTGAGGAATTTAACTATCTGCGCCTCGGCCTCGAAGAGACGGCGAGTCCGAACCGATCGGCGAACCTCGAACTCCGCGTGTTCGACGATGGCCTCGGCTTTCGATTCGCGTTCGACGACGATTTCGCCGCCAACAGCGATAAGACCGTTATCACGTCCGAGAACACGCAGTTCAATTTCGCGGATGATTACACGGCGTGGTGGATTCGAAATGAGTTCGTCAACCCCCGTTTCGAACAGGAGTACGAGAAGACCGATCTCAGCGACGTCCCCGCTGGGACGCGGTCGATTCGGCCGAACGAAAATACGATTCGAAATGGCGCACACACGCCATTCACGGTCAAGGCCGGTGAGGATGCCTATCTAAGCGTCCACGAGGCTGATCTCACAGACTACGCGACCATGTCGCTCGCGCCACAGTCCGACGACGGCGGGACCGACTTCACTGCCGAACTTGCCCCCCTACCCGACGGGACAAAGGTTGTCACCGAAGCGCCGACCGCAACGCCGTGGCGGACGATACAGGTAACGCGGACACCCGGAGAGCTCGCAGAGTCGTCACTGATTCCGCTGCTCAACGACGACCTCGATGAGTCGGTTCTCCCGACCGTCGCCGGCGAACCCGATACGAGTTGGATTACACCGCGAAAGTACGTCGGCATCTGGTGGACGATGATCGCGGGCAACGCCCACTGGGAATACAAATCCGACGCCGAAATCGAAGCCAATGGGAACGACCCAGCGGCGTACATCCACGGCGCACGCACCGAGCGGATGAAACGCTACATGTCCTTCGCCAGCCAGAACGGCGTCGACAGTGTCCTTGTCGAGGGATGGAACGAAGGGTGGGACAGCTACCCGGGCTCCGGAGCGACGATGGATTTCGATCAATCCTACCCTGACTTCAGTTTGACCGAGGTCACGGACTATGGCCAGTCGCTTGACCTGGCAGTAGAGATGACCGCACACAACGAGACAGGCGGGAACCTCGGCAACTACGAGGAGCAGATTCTCGATGACGATATCTTCCAGTATTACGAGGACAACGAGATTCGCACGATCAAGAACGGCTACGTCTCCGACGCAGGTCTGATTCACGAAAGTCCCGACAATTCGCCGACCATCAATCATCACTGTCAGATCGCGGTTAACCACCACGAACTGGTCGCCCGCGAAGCGGCGGGCAACCGACAGTTACTCGAACGGCACGAGGCTGATAAACCGACTGGCAAGCGTCGGACCTACCCAAACCTGGCGGCTACAGAGACGGTGAAAGCACAGGAATTCGACGGTTTCAACGCCCTTGCGTCCGATCTCGGTCCCGACCATCATGTCGAATTGCCGTTCACGCGGATGCTGGCCGGCCCAACGAGCTTTCAGCCCGGCATTTTCGACATCACATTCAACGACGACACTGGCGGCCAAATTCAGACGACACTCGCGAAGCAACTCGCCATGTACCCGACTTACAACGCCGGGATACAGATGGCCGCCGACCGCGTCGAGGCGTACATCAACCCCGAACTGGGCGTTGGCGAACTCGTCCAAGCGGCGGCCGGCAATCTCGATGGGATGATAACGGCCGACAACTGGCGGAACGCCTTCGGTACCAACTACGTCGCAGTCGATCCGAGTCGCGTCCCATCCGGCGCTTCGGTATCATTCACGGTTACGGACGTCCCTACCGACGGAACGTACGATCTTCATCTGCGCTACGCGAGCGACGCCGAGCAGAACGCGAATAGTGTAATCGAGGCCGGAGAGACCGGAGCAACCCTTCGAGTGAACGACTCGACGGACTCCATCGAACTTCCCTTTACGGAGTACTGGGACGACTGGCAGGTGTTCACCGTTGCTGTCGAGCTTACGGAAGGCGAGAACACCGTCGCCGTCGAACTACACTATGACGACTCCGATGGCACCTTTACCGGCGATGTCGGCGGGTTCAACCTCAACACGATCGCCGTCACCGAGCAGGGCGAAGCGTCACCGATTCCGAGCGAGTACGCCGACTACACGCCCGAAAACGAGAACTTCGAGACGGAGCCCGAGTTTGACTTCCTCAAAGCGATTCCAGCCGGCGGCTGGGACGATACGTGCGTTCTGGACGCCCAGATTGGCGAGTATACCGTTACGGCGCGTAAATCCGGCGAGGAGTGGTTCGTCGGCACGATGACCGGCGAGCGCGGGCGTGCGCTCGACATCCCCCTCGATTTCCTCGCGCCAGGCCGAGGGAACAAGCATGCGAACAAAAACGGCACGCCCGCGAATAGCTCGAACGTCCCGCGAGGACCGAAATACGTTGCAGAGATGTACAGCGACGGTATCGACGCGTCACTCACCGGCGAGCCGACAGACGTTCGAATCGACGAGGCTATCGTCGATCCAAGCACGACACTGCTTGCGTCGGCCGTGGCCAGCGGCGGGCAGGCGATTCGTCTCCGGAAGGCCCGCGGCCGCGAACGCGCCGAACTTCCCGAGTACAACCGACCCGAACAGGAGTACGACGCCATCTCCCTCCCGGAACAGACCTACGTGACCTTCCCCTTCGACGTGGAGATAACCGGCTCTCACACCGGTCAGTTCATTGGCGGCGAGGAGTTGAACGTCTACGCTGACGGCGAACAAGTAGATACCGTCCTCGTTCGGTTCTCGGAGACACAAGAGACGGACAGCTTTAGTCTCACCTTCGACGAAGCCGGCGAGTACGAAATTACCGTCGGTCGGACACTCGAAGACGCCCTCCCAGCACAGACCATCAGTATCGAGGATCCCTACGCTGCCGAGCTCCCAGAGCAGTATTCGACGTTCGCGTCGGCACCTGCCGAGTTCGGCCGTATCGACGACCGACTTCTTATCAACGCCGCCGGCGAGGACATCGAGACCTACGCCGACGAGTACGGAACCATTTACGTGGACGATGGACTCGGCGAGAGCGGTACGGTCACGGCGGAGATTCTCGACCAAGAAAACACCGATCCGTACGCCAAGGTGGGTATCATGGTGCGAAACGACATTACCGGTGCCAGCGAATCCCCTGGTTACCTGTTGATAGCGACCTCACCGCTGCTTGGGCCGTTTATGCACGTCGATACCGACGCGAGCGGCCGCGTGGACCAGTTCATTGGTTCGGAGGTGTCCTACAGCTTCCCGACGCACCTCCAACTCGAAAAGGAGGGTACGACGTTCACGGGACTGGCGAGCGTCGACGGCGGGTCGACGTTCACCGAGATCAGCACCGTCGACGTCTCATCGGCGGCCGAGGTACAGGACGCTGGGATGTTCGCCCTCTCACACAACGTAGGCGAGAAGAGCAGAGTGGCATTCGGCGACTTTGAAATCACGGAGTGA
- a CDS encoding type II toxin-antitoxin system death-on-curing family toxin, translated as MADDIAYPSVELILDLHEQIVEEGDNTESGVRSEDAIESALQYVSEGYFSEVPQTLHEKAVHLMRLLVVDHPFVDGNKRTALRTVVVFYMVNGQTFEYGDEVRALLHRFATDEAAVDIETAVIYFRACARRN; from the coding sequence GTGGCTGACGACATCGCGTATCCCTCCGTCGAACTCATCCTCGATCTCCACGAGCAGATTGTCGAGGAAGGCGACAACACGGAATCAGGAGTTCGATCGGAGGACGCGATCGAGTCCGCACTTCAGTACGTTTCGGAGGGGTACTTCAGTGAAGTGCCGCAGACACTCCACGAGAAGGCGGTCCATCTCATGCGACTCCTCGTCGTGGATCATCCGTTCGTCGATGGAAACAAGCGAACTGCACTCCGAACGGTGGTCGTTTTCTATATGGTGAACGGACAGACATTCGAATACGGCGACGAAGTTCGTGCCTTACTGCACCGCTTTGCGACGGACGAAGCCGCGGTCGATATCGAGACGGCAGTTATCTACTTCCGAGCGTGTGCTCGGCGCAACTGA
- a CDS encoding low temperature requirement protein A: MPEQDVTPLELFFDLVFVFAFTQVTGFLVDHLTWTGMIRGAALFAALWWAWVTYSWLTGAVPAEERLPARLVILTAMSAMLIVALAVPDAFGDDGVLFGVAYFVVRALHVVLYAVATPPETRDAVLRAAPGFLGGPALLVVAGLFDGPLAGGLWIAALAIDYGIVFVRGVEGFHVNVGHFVERHRLVLIIALGESLIAIGVGAEELLLSTDVVLAALFGIALIIALWWLYFDYVVLAAEQTLAAASGHDQTRMARDSYSYIHLLMVGSIIFIALGIEQTVAHVSEPLGTVAAAALFGGAALYLLGHNAFRYRDHGNISLERLVVTIITLMLLPVAVRVPAIVALGGITMLFIGLAAYETVRNEHRHKFRTS; encoded by the coding sequence ATGCCAGAGCAGGACGTCACCCCACTAGAGCTGTTTTTCGATCTGGTGTTCGTGTTTGCATTTACGCAGGTCACAGGATTTCTCGTCGACCATCTCACCTGGACCGGTATGATACGCGGTGCGGCGTTGTTCGCAGCGTTGTGGTGGGCATGGGTCACCTATTCATGGCTCACTGGTGCCGTTCCTGCTGAAGAACGACTCCCCGCGCGGCTAGTGATCCTCACTGCAATGAGTGCGATGCTTATCGTCGCACTTGCCGTTCCTGATGCGTTCGGTGATGATGGCGTACTCTTCGGCGTCGCCTACTTTGTCGTTCGGGCGCTACACGTCGTTCTCTATGCTGTTGCAACCCCACCTGAGACGCGCGATGCAGTCCTCCGGGCTGCACCCGGATTTCTCGGCGGGCCGGCGCTTCTCGTCGTCGCTGGTTTGTTCGATGGTCCTCTTGCAGGCGGTCTCTGGATCGCAGCACTCGCGATCGACTATGGGATTGTGTTCGTTCGGGGTGTCGAGGGATTTCACGTCAATGTGGGTCATTTCGTCGAGCGACATCGGCTCGTCCTGATTATCGCCCTGGGCGAGTCGCTTATAGCGATCGGCGTCGGCGCGGAAGAGCTCCTCCTCAGCACCGATGTGGTCCTCGCAGCCCTGTTTGGCATCGCCCTCATTATCGCGCTCTGGTGGCTTTACTTCGACTACGTCGTCCTCGCTGCAGAGCAAACCCTCGCCGCGGCCAGCGGCCATGATCAAACACGGATGGCACGCGATTCATACAGCTACATTCACCTCTTGATGGTGGGGAGTATCATTTTCATCGCGCTCGGTATCGAGCAGACGGTCGCTCATGTCAGTGAACCGCTTGGGACAGTCGCTGCGGCCGCTCTCTTTGGGGGCGCTGCCCTCTATCTACTCGGGCATAACGCCTTCCGATATCGTGATCACGGGAATATTAGCCTCGAACGGCTCGTCGTGACGATCATTACCCTCATGTTACTCCCCGTCGCAGTGCGGGTGCCCGCCATCGTCGCCCTTGGAGGCATCACGATGTTGTTCATCGGGCTTGCGGCGTATGAGACAGTGCGGAATGAACACCGACACAAATTCCGAACAAGCTGA
- a CDS encoding AbrB/MazE/SpoVT family DNA-binding domain-containing protein, giving the protein MSNTRLDERGRLTLPKEIRERYGERYHIVELHDGIKLIPVADNPLDALRDEFADVEKSATELRDEAREAALDEAGR; this is encoded by the coding sequence ATGTCGAACACAAGGCTTGACGAACGTGGTCGTCTCACCCTCCCAAAGGAGATTCGGGAGCGATATGGCGAGCGCTATCATATCGTTGAGCTCCACGACGGTATTAAACTCATCCCAGTCGCAGACAATCCGCTCGATGCACTTCGTGACGAGTTTGCGGATGTCGAAAAATCCGCTACTGAACTTCGCGATGAGGCACGGGAAGCAGCTCTTGACGAGGCTGGCCGCTAA
- a CDS encoding PIN domain-containing protein, which yields MYAEVDFLLALIKDDDWLGDAAEEVYREHRDELWTSQFTLIELLLVAYREERNTEHVIANAASLLEVRGDVETVVAAATYIEDHGFTPFDALHLVESAGDTIVSSDSTYEGFAPRLDLGDVQKE from the coding sequence ATGTACGCCGAAGTGGATTTCCTTCTTGCCCTTATCAAAGATGACGATTGGCTGGGCGATGCTGCTGAGGAAGTGTATCGAGAGCATCGAGACGAGCTGTGGACGTCCCAGTTCACACTCATTGAACTGCTCTTAGTCGCGTATCGCGAGGAACGAAATACGGAACACGTTATTGCGAACGCTGCCTCCCTCCTTGAAGTACGTGGCGACGTAGAGACCGTCGTCGCCGCGGCAACCTACATCGAAGACCACGGGTTCACCCCCTTTGACGCGCTCCATCTCGTGGAATCTGCAGGCGATACCATCGTTTCCAGCGACAGCACGTATGAGGGATTCGCACCACGACTCGATCTTGGAGACGTTCAGAAGGAGTGA
- a CDS encoding hydantoinase B/oxoprolinase family protein, translated as MSETQPQSEIDLDPVTFEVLRSSFTNLVDRMAEQIQRTCYSFVIYNRDFSNCLNDAEGNTVMQGSQDIAVHVGTLHYTCKETLEYFEGDINPGDVYIVNDPYLGGTHINDVRIMRPVFYDGELIAVTQSNGHWADVGGPAPGSFNIDAASHFAEGMRIPPVKLWDAGEFREDVANLLTVNMRLSEDRRGDMRAQTEATRIAEERLLELIDKYGVETVKTAFSESKNYVERIMRDRISNLPDGSWRTQDYIDADPNKDEGFVTVDVEMTIDGDEVYYDLSGSDEYVGNFLNSTYGTSFSAVIAGTKMFFPDVPLNSGMYRVINATLPEGTVVNAPEPVAVTGSVAGAYEKVMNAIFDLWSEVLPERAMAGAFNLEYLLAGGTDRRPGRDGEEFMWYDWMAGGWGGRDGKDGANATSPVFGAGLAVQSLEGQERDTPLITSEHAIVTDSAGPGRFRGGCGVRKGGNLLQCENSVISYCSDRNRSITWGSEGGLPGIPHGVTLERDGEVNEMGTVFSNIPISEDDMFVRPSSGGGGFGDPLERDPEAVLEDVIDEYVSIDRAKKDYGIVIHAVDPDRCEYTIDQEATDTQREYIRQNRGDWLRENPEMVAEQYRAGELSKLDLIRRYGVIVEWDTGELLERTTEQFRSMLKERSASAWS; from the coding sequence ATGTCAGAAACCCAGCCACAATCCGAAATAGATCTCGACCCCGTTACGTTCGAGGTTCTGCGTAGCTCCTTTACAAACCTCGTCGACCGAATGGCAGAACAGATTCAGCGAACGTGCTACTCGTTCGTGATTTACAATCGAGACTTCAGTAACTGCTTGAACGACGCTGAAGGGAACACGGTGATGCAGGGCTCACAAGATATCGCCGTTCACGTCGGCACCCTCCATTACACTTGCAAAGAGACACTCGAGTATTTTGAAGGCGATATCAATCCGGGTGACGTCTACATTGTCAACGACCCGTATCTCGGCGGGACACACATCAACGACGTTCGAATCATGCGTCCTGTGTTCTACGATGGTGAACTTATCGCCGTAACGCAGTCGAATGGACACTGGGCTGATGTCGGTGGTCCAGCACCGGGCTCGTTCAACATTGATGCAGCGAGTCATTTCGCCGAGGGCATGCGGATCCCGCCTGTGAAGCTCTGGGATGCCGGCGAATTCCGTGAGGACGTCGCGAATCTCCTGACAGTCAATATGCGACTATCTGAGGACCGACGTGGTGATATGCGAGCACAGACCGAAGCGACTCGAATCGCCGAGGAACGGTTGTTGGAACTCATCGACAAGTACGGAGTGGAAACAGTGAAAACCGCGTTCAGCGAATCGAAGAACTACGTTGAACGCATTATGCGTGACCGGATCAGTAATCTCCCTGATGGATCATGGCGGACACAGGATTACATCGATGCAGACCCGAACAAGGACGAAGGATTCGTTACTGTTGACGTCGAGATGACTATCGATGGAGACGAAGTATATTATGATCTATCCGGTTCTGACGAGTATGTTGGGAATTTCTTGAACTCGACGTACGGCACGTCTTTCTCGGCGGTCATTGCAGGTACGAAAATGTTCTTTCCGGATGTCCCACTCAACTCGGGGATGTACCGAGTGATCAACGCGACGCTACCGGAAGGGACTGTCGTCAATGCCCCTGAGCCAGTCGCTGTAACCGGGTCGGTTGCTGGTGCATACGAGAAGGTCATGAACGCGATTTTCGATCTGTGGTCTGAAGTGCTCCCTGAGCGGGCGATGGCTGGCGCGTTCAATCTAGAGTATCTTCTTGCTGGTGGGACGGATCGCCGCCCAGGACGTGATGGAGAGGAGTTCATGTGGTATGATTGGATGGCGGGTGGATGGGGTGGCCGTGATGGAAAAGACGGGGCGAATGCAACGTCGCCTGTTTTCGGAGCGGGACTCGCCGTACAATCCCTTGAGGGTCAAGAACGGGACACACCCTTGATCACGAGCGAGCATGCGATTGTGACTGACTCAGCGGGTCCTGGTCGGTTCCGTGGCGGGTGTGGTGTCCGGAAAGGAGGCAACCTACTTCAGTGTGAGAATAGCGTTATCTCCTACTGTTCTGATCGGAACCGGTCGATTACTTGGGGGAGTGAAGGTGGGCTACCAGGAATCCCGCATGGAGTGACACTCGAAAGAGATGGCGAGGTCAACGAGATGGGGACTGTATTCTCGAACATCCCGATTAGCGAAGACGATATGTTTGTTCGCCCGTCCTCAGGTGGTGGTGGGTTCGGTGACCCACTTGAGCGAGATCCCGAAGCTGTCCTTGAAGACGTGATTGATGAGTACGTGTCCATTGACCGCGCGAAGAAAGATTACGGGATCGTAATTCACGCAGTCGACCCTGATCGATGCGAGTATACGATTGATCAGGAAGCTACGGATACTCAGCGGGAGTATATTCGGCAGAATCGAGGTGACTGGCTTCGCGAAAATCCTGAAATGGTTGCTGAGCAGTATCGGGCTGGCGAGCTAAGCAAACTGGATCTAATCCGTCGATACGGTGTCATTGTAGAATGGGATACTGGGGAATTACTCGAAAGAACGACCGAACAGTTCCGGAGTATGTTGAAAGAACGATCTGCATCTGCGTGGAGCTAA
- a CDS encoding hydantoinase/oxoprolinase family protein has product MTRSGVDIGGTFTDVIIFDEETRTIEVAKTPSTPENPAQGVINGLTKAETNIEDLDFFSHGSTVGTNALIERELPRIGLITTNGFRDVHEIRDGTKAAIWDAYEDVADPYVQRRDRLEVRERIDYKGNIVTPLNEDDVRDVTHIFKKRGIDTIAVSLVNAYVNGDNEQRVADIVAEEYPEAFVCQSHEILPEMFEHERTSTTVINAALVPVVREYLTDLSNQLSKRGYDGDVLAMHSGGGVMTTDAIAFYAARIANSGPTAGAIAGQYIAEQCGFENAIGFDMGGTSADVSLTYQSEIEMTDEWAVEYGYPIMFPSTDLETIGAGGGSVAWIDEGGSLRVGPKSQGADPGPACYLRGGDKPTTTDANVVLGWVDPDAFLGGDMEATADPAKRVIERDIADPLGLSLVDAASAIEQIAVANMCNAVRLVSTSKGYDPRDFALVAFGGAGPMHAAHVAREMNIPTVIVPPYPGINSALGCLLVDVEHDLSKTFIAEATEEIVDDVEDNFSEMETEIIERLHEEGISDEDIRIDYTIQMRYAGQWRSLKVPCSRPIAEMDSIRQRFHDEHERVYAYSDTEQTVEIYSLRVTGRGVVDKPSFPEIESRGTSEDAATGTREAYFEEVGEFIETTVYDRRRLGAGTTISGPAIVEQMDSTVIVPPAAEAEVEQTGNLIITV; this is encoded by the coding sequence ATGACTCGATCCGGTGTCGATATCGGCGGTACCTTTACTGACGTTATTATCTTCGACGAAGAAACACGAACCATCGAAGTAGCAAAAACACCATCCACACCAGAAAATCCCGCTCAAGGCGTTATCAACGGCCTCACGAAAGCAGAGACGAACATCGAAGATCTCGATTTCTTCTCACATGGGTCAACCGTCGGGACAAACGCACTTATCGAACGGGAATTACCTCGAATTGGACTCATCACAACTAATGGATTCAGAGATGTCCATGAAATCCGGGATGGGACAAAAGCCGCGATCTGGGATGCATACGAAGACGTCGCCGACCCGTACGTACAACGGCGTGACCGACTCGAAGTACGAGAACGCATCGATTACAAAGGAAATATCGTTACACCGCTCAACGAAGACGACGTTCGAGACGTCACTCACATCTTCAAGAAACGCGGGATCGATACTATCGCTGTCTCCCTCGTCAACGCCTATGTAAATGGCGACAACGAGCAACGAGTAGCAGATATCGTTGCTGAGGAATACCCGGAGGCATTCGTCTGCCAGTCACACGAAATCCTCCCGGAGATGTTCGAACACGAACGAACGAGTACAACGGTCATCAACGCCGCACTCGTGCCTGTTGTCCGTGAGTATCTCACGGATCTCTCGAACCAGCTCTCCAAACGAGGGTACGATGGCGACGTTCTTGCGATGCATTCCGGTGGTGGAGTGATGACAACTGATGCAATCGCGTTCTATGCTGCTCGAATTGCGAACTCGGGGCCAACTGCCGGTGCGATTGCTGGCCAGTACATCGCAGAGCAGTGTGGGTTTGAGAACGCGATCGGCTTCGATATGGGAGGAACGAGTGCCGACGTCTCACTCACATACCAAAGCGAGATCGAGATGACGGACGAATGGGCCGTCGAATACGGGTACCCGATCATGTTCCCGTCCACCGATCTCGAAACGATTGGTGCTGGCGGGGGCTCAGTCGCCTGGATCGACGAAGGTGGCTCGCTCCGTGTTGGTCCGAAAAGTCAAGGAGCAGATCCAGGACCAGCTTGCTACCTCCGTGGTGGTGATAAACCGACGACTACCGATGCCAACGTGGTTCTCGGATGGGTTGATCCGGATGCATTCCTTGGCGGAGATATGGAAGCCACTGCCGATCCTGCAAAACGAGTTATTGAACGAGATATCGCCGACCCTCTCGGCCTCTCGTTAGTGGATGCGGCATCGGCAATCGAACAGATCGCTGTCGCGAACATGTGCAATGCTGTTCGACTCGTCTCAACCAGTAAAGGATATGATCCACGGGATTTCGCACTTGTTGCATTCGGCGGTGCTGGTCCAATGCATGCCGCCCACGTTGCACGAGAGATGAATATCCCGACCGTAATCGTTCCTCCATATCCCGGTATCAACTCTGCCCTTGGCTGTCTGCTTGTCGACGTTGAACACGACCTGTCGAAGACGTTCATTGCTGAGGCGACAGAAGAAATCGTCGACGACGTTGAAGACAACTTCAGCGAGATGGAAACCGAAATCATTGAACGGCTTCATGAAGAAGGAATCAGCGACGAGGATATCCGGATCGACTATACGATCCAGATGCGGTATGCTGGTCAGTGGCGGTCACTCAAGGTACCGTGTTCACGTCCAATCGCAGAGATGGACTCGATCCGTCAGCGGTTCCACGACGAGCACGAACGAGTGTACGCTTACTCCGATACTGAGCAGACCGTAGAGATCTACAGTCTGCGAGTCACCGGTCGTGGCGTCGTCGATAAGCCATCATTCCCAGAAATCGAGTCACGTGGTACGTCTGAAGACGCTGCAACCGGGACTCGCGAAGCGTATTTCGAAGAAGTCGGCGAGTTCATCGAGACGACCGTGTACGACCGCCGTCGGCTAGGAGCTGGCACAACTATTTCTGGACCAGCGATTGTCGAGCAGATGGATTCGACCGTTATTGTACCGCCCGCTGCTGAAGCTGAAGTCGAACAAACAGGCAATCTCATCATCACCGTCTAA
- a CDS encoding SprT family zinc-dependent metalloprotease, translating to MKQTRLTDDDWTASTAESQPVPAQSDTDEKSGESLPTTKAALCERAAAHATKIAAEHFPEISVGMIDWETSTRMQRSAGVAIYDQQSEQVTIRLSWDAYESYGWEQFSRVIRHELIHAWQYHEYGEADHGSTFRQWVEPLETDRHCEQYTEPNYWVVCERCESRNPRYRRSKVVKQPEKYSCGQCGGAISIENV from the coding sequence ATGAAACAAACACGACTGACGGACGACGATTGGACTGCCTCAACGGCTGAGAGCCAGCCAGTACCCGCGCAGAGTGATACAGACGAAAAAAGTGGGGAGAGTCTCCCGACTACGAAAGCGGCGTTGTGTGAGCGTGCAGCGGCCCATGCTACTAAGATTGCGGCTGAGCATTTTCCAGAGATATCTGTTGGGATGATCGACTGGGAGACCTCAACGCGGATGCAGCGCTCCGCGGGCGTTGCGATCTATGACCAGCAGAGTGAGCAGGTCACGATTCGCCTCTCGTGGGATGCCTATGAATCGTATGGGTGGGAGCAGTTTTCTCGAGTCATTCGCCATGAGTTGATCCACGCCTGGCAATATCACGAGTACGGTGAAGCCGATCACGGATCTACGTTTCGCCAGTGGGTTGAACCACTGGAGACGGATCGCCATTGCGAGCAGTACACTGAGCCGAACTACTGGGTTGTCTGTGAGAGGTGTGAGAGTCGTAATCCCCGATATCGTCGGTCGAAGGTCGTGAAGCAACCCGAGAAATATTCTTGTGGACAGTGTGGTGGGGCGATCTCGATTGAGAACGTATAG